A region from the Felis catus isolate Fca126 chromosome F1, F.catus_Fca126_mat1.0, whole genome shotgun sequence genome encodes:
- the LOC101100538 gene encoding T-cell surface glycoprotein CD1a-like, giving the protein MVAISKGRKESSAVRPEAWLSTGPSPWPGHLFLVCHISGFYPKPVWVTWMRGDQDHQGTRRGDVLPHADRTWYLQTSLDVDPREAAGLSCRVRHSSLGGQDVVLYWEQHHSVGLVFLAVVVPLVLLAGLVFWLWKRR; this is encoded by the exons ATGGTGGCCATCtccaaagggaggaaggagagctcAGCAG TGAGGCCAGAGGCCTGGCTGTCCACTGGCCCCAGTCCGTGGCCTGGCCATCTGTTCCTTGTGTGCCACATCTCTGGCTTCTACCCAAAGCCAGTGTGGGTGACGTGGATGCGGGGTGACCAGGACCACCAGGGCACCCGACGAGGTGATGTCTTGCCCCATGCTGACAGGACATGGTATCTTCAGACATCCTTGGATGTGGACCCCAGAGAGGCAGCTGGCCTGTCTTGCCGAGTGAGACACAGCAGTCTAGGAGGCCAGGATGTGGTCCTCTACTGGG AGCAGCACCACTCGGTGGGTTTGGTCTTCCTGGCGGTGGTCGTGCCCCTGGTGCTTCTGGCAGGTCTTGTGTTCTGGCTCTGGAAGCGTCGGTAA
- the LOC123378946 gene encoding T-cell surface glycoprotein CD1b-1-like, giving the protein MLLLQLVLLTVLVPGGDSDDDFQEPISFRTILTTSFCNHSWTQNQGSAWLDELQTRGWASKTGAFIFLWPWSRGNFSNEELMEQEKSFHTFSTRFPLIFQDHASQWQLECELGSLRTRGMEVACVCRHEFLLLLGKSLPWLLNISTPHHKTESHPCVQEAEARPRT; this is encoded by the exons ATGCTGTTGTTGCAACTGGTGTTGCTCACGGTTCTTGTCCCAGGTGGTGACAGTGATGATG ACTTCCAAGAGCCAATCTCTTTTCGAACCATCCTGACAACATCCTTTTGCAACCATTCGTGGACACAGAATCAGGGCTCAGCTTGGCTGGATGAACTGCAGACTCGTGGCTGGGCCAGCAAGACGGGCGCTTTCATTTTTCTGTGGCCGTGGTCCAGGGGCAACTTCAGCAATGAGGAGCTAATGGAACAAGAAAAGTCATTTCACACATTCTCCACGAGATTTCCTCTGATATTTCAGGACCATGCCAGTCAATGGCAGCTTGAATGTGAGCTCGGGTCCCTCAGGACACGTGGGATGGAGGTGGCCTGTGTGTGTCGCCATGAATTCCTTCTTCTTCTAGGAAAGAGCCTCCCCTGGCTGCTGAACATCTCGACTCCCCATCATAAAACAGAATCACACCCGTGTGTTCAGGAGGCAGAAGCCAGACCCCGAACTTGA
- the LOC101081274 gene encoding T-cell surface glycoprotein CD1a-like, with protein MLLLQLVLLTVLVPGGDSDDDFQELITFRIILTTSFYNRARAQNQGSAWLGQLQTHGWDSKTGAFIFLWPWSRGNFSNQHFMELEKLFHSYSIRFLQVFQDHVSQWQLEYPFQVQLEGGCELHLGEASVGFVRVAYQGSDLMNFQNTSWWPSPKGGRRAQQVCTVFNQHHVVNVRTQAQINDICPHFLLGLLDAGKTDLQRQVRPEAWLSTGPSPGPGHLLLVCHVSGFYPKPVWVTWMWGDQEQQGTRRGDVLPHADGTWYLQTSLDVEAREAAGLSCRVRHSSLGGQDIVLYWEQHRPVGLVFLAVVVPMVLLAGLAFWLWKRWKSHWRHQCTGLPLE; from the exons ATGCTGTTGTTGCAACTGGTGTTGCTCACGGTTCTTGTCCCAGGTGGTGACAGTGACGATG ACTTCCAGGAGCTGATCACTTTTCGAATCATCCTGACCACATCTTTTTACAACCGTGCCCGGGCACAAAATCAGGGTTCAGCTTGGCTGGGACAGCTGCAGACTCATGGCTGGGACAGCAAGACCGGAGCTTTCATTTTCCTGTGGCCTTGGTCCAGGGGCAACTTCAGCAATCAGCATTTCATGGAACTGGAAAAGTTATTCCATTCATACTCCATTAGATTTCTTCAGGTATTTCAGGACCATGTCAGTCAATGGCAGCTTGAAT ATCCCTTTCAGGTCCAGCTGGAAGGAGGCTGTGAGCTGCACCTTGGAGAAGCATCAGTAGGATTTGTGAGGGTTGCATATCAAGGATCAGATCTCATGAACTTCCAGAACACATCATGGTGGCCATCtccaaagggaggaaggagggctcaGCAGGTCTGCACAGTCTTCAATCAGCACCATGTGGTCAATGTAAGAACACAGGCACAAATCAATGACATCTGCCCCCATTTCCTCTTGGGTCTTCTTGACGCAGGAAAGACAGATCTGCAGCGACAAG TGAGGCCCGAGGCCTGGCTGTCCACTGGCCCAAGTCCTGGTCCTGGCCATCTGCTCCTTGTGTGCCACGTCTCTGGTTTCTACCCAAAGCCAGTGTGGGTGACGTGGATGTGGGGTGACCAGGAGCAACAGGGCACCCGACGAGGTGACGTTTTGCCCCATGCTGACGGGACATGGTATCTTCAGACGTCCTTGGATGTGGAAGCCAGAGAGGCAGCCGGCCTGTCTTGCCGAGTGAGACACAGCAGTCTAGGAGGCCAGGATATTGTCCTCTACTGGG AGCAGCACCGCCCCGTGGGCTTGGTCTTCCTGGCGGTGGTCGTGCCCATGGTGCTTCTGGCAGGTCTTGCGTTCTGGCTCTGGAAGCGCTG GAAATCACACTGGAGACATCAGTGCACTGGCCTTCCTTTGGAGTAA